The DNA window GAGAGCCAGATCGCAGAATTCATCACCAAGGTCGGCGGCAAGGGCAATGGCGCGCCGGCCGTGGCCGAGGCGCTGGCGGCGGCGGCGGAAGCCCGCGACGCCGGCGACATGCAGACCGCCGCCGACATTTTTGACGCCATCCTGGCGCAGGCGCCGGAGACGGTCGAGGCAATCGCCGGGCTGGGTGACCTGCTGTTCGAGGCCGGCGACACGGAAGGCGCCGAGGCGTTGCTGGCGACAGCGCCTGAGGCCAAGAAGGATGCGCCGGCGCTTGCCGCGCTGCGTGCCAAGATGGCGCTTGCCGCGCAAGCGGCGACGCTCGGCAATCCGGCCGAGTTCGAGCGGCGCCTGGCGGAAAATCCCAAGGATCATCAGGCCCGTTTCGATCTGGCCATGATCCAGAACGCCAGGGGCGAACGCACGGCGGCGGCCGACAATCTGCTGGCCATCATCAAGGCCGACCGCGCCTGGAACGAGGATGGCGCCAGGACGCAATTGCTGCAATTCTTCGAGGCCTGGGGCATGACCGACGAGGCGACGCTGGCGGCGCGGCGCAAATTGTCGGCGCTGCTGTTTTCCTGAGCCGGCGGCTGTTTCGTCGCATGGGCTTGGCGTCGGCGGCGGCAGCGCCAGATTAGGAAGCTGGCGCCGGTTCGCCAACGATCCCGGCGGCGGGAAGCGGAAGAAGTCGATGGGAGGACTATGGTGCAAGCGGGAAACGCGCATTACCGGCTCGCCAAGGATCTGCCGTCGACGATCCCGATTTTTCCGCTCGAGGGGGCGCTTCTGCTGCCGGGCGGCCGCATGCCGCTCAACATCTTCGAGCCGCGCTACCTGCAAATGGTGGACGAGGCGGTGGCCGGCTCTCGGCTCATCGGTATCATCCAGCCACGTCTTGACGGCGCGTTGCGCGACGACGGCGAGCCGGAGCTCTGCAATGTCGGCTGCGCCGGGCGCATCATCGCCTTTTCCGAGACCGGCGACGGCCGCTACCTGATTTCGCTGCAGGGCGTGTGCCGGTTCCGCATCGGCCATGAACTGACGGTCAAGACGCCGTTTCGCCAGGCGAAACCGGCGCCCTTCCTGGCCGATCTCGATGACGATCCGGCGGCGAACGAGATCGACCGGCCGGCGCTGCTAAGGGCGTTTCGCGCCTATCTGCAGGCCAATGATCTCGAAGCCGACTGGGAGAGCGTCAGCCGTGCCGAAAATGCCATGCTGGTCAACGCGCTGTCGATGATGGCGCCCTACGGTCCGGCCGAGAAGCAGGCGCTGCTCGAGGCCGCCGACCTGAAGACAAGGGCCGAAACGCTGATTGCCATCACCGAAATGGCGCTGGCGCGCGAGAATGAGGATTTTGGTTCGAGTCTGCAGTAAGATGTGCCGATATTCAGGTGATGCCGGCCATTTTCGACTCGGCCTGACCTGAATCTCAACGCATCTTTCGATAGTTGGTCAGGAGGCGACACGGTGGCGGCGGATGGGCGTGA is part of the Mesorhizobium loti genome and encodes:
- a CDS encoding LON peptidase substrate-binding domain-containing protein — protein: MQAGNAHYRLAKDLPSTIPIFPLEGALLLPGGRMPLNIFEPRYLQMVDEAVAGSRLIGIIQPRLDGALRDDGEPELCNVGCAGRIIAFSETGDGRYLISLQGVCRFRIGHELTVKTPFRQAKPAPFLADLDDDPAANEIDRPALLRAFRAYLQANDLEADWESVSRAENAMLVNALSMMAPYGPAEKQALLEAADLKTRAETLIAITEMALARENEDFGSSLQ
- the trxA gene encoding thioredoxin — translated: MSDNNPFGGSFGSNGGQYATTVQYGGTAPAPAKVALGDAAGAPSAPPATGDVIKDTTTAAFAADVIQESRRQPVLVDFWAPWCGPCKQLTPQLEKAVKAAGGKVKLVKMNIDDHPSIAGQLGIQSIPAVIAFKDGQPVDGFMGAIPESQIAEFITKVGGKGNGAPAVAEALAAAAEARDAGDMQTAADIFDAILAQAPETVEAIAGLGDLLFEAGDTEGAEALLATAPEAKKDAPALAALRAKMALAAQAATLGNPAEFERRLAENPKDHQARFDLAMIQNARGERTAAADNLLAIIKADRAWNEDGARTQLLQFFEAWGMTDEATLAARRKLSALLFS